The Tamandua tetradactyla isolate mTamTet1 chromosome 18, mTamTet1.pri, whole genome shotgun sequence genome contains a region encoding:
- the PMAIP1 gene encoding phorbol-12-myristate-13-acetate-induced protein 1, whose protein sequence is MPGKKARKNAQPSPARTPPEPEVECATQLRRIGDKLNFRQKLLNLIAKLFRSGT, encoded by the exons ATGCCTGGGAAGAAGGCGCGTAAGAACGCGCAGCCGAGCCCGGCGCGGACTCCGCCAG aGCCTGAGGTTGAGTGTGCTACTCAACTCAGAAGAATTGGAGATAAATTGAATTTCCGGCAGAAGCTTCTGAACCTGATAGCCAAACTCTTCCGCTCAGGAACCTGA